The following are encoded together in the Flavobacterium sp. TR2 genome:
- a CDS encoding efflux RND transporter periplasmic adaptor subunit, with protein MKHILFIGIALAGLSLTSCKKEVENPETNTSFVLSDTMLKSTTTAVAITQPLKNELSFYGKITADNNKMIDVYPLVGGNVMNVNVELGDYVKKGQVLATIKSTDVADFEKQSIDAKSDLLVAKNNLKVAQELFDGKLNSESDVLQAKSEVNKAQSQLSKIQETYKIYNIKAGSIYEVTAPISGFIIQKSINQDMLLRNDRSENIFDIAEISEVWAMANINEIDINKVKLGTSATVTTLSYPDKAFYGKVDKIYNVIDPETKAMQARIKLSNPDYMLKPDMNANIKLSFSENQSMIAIPSKAIVFDKSKNFVMIFKDRNNIETRQVDVYRVVGDTTYISSGLKENEKVITNNQLFIYRALNE; from the coding sequence ATGAAACATATATTATTCATCGGAATCGCATTAGCAGGCTTATCTCTTACGAGCTGCAAAAAAGAAGTTGAAAATCCTGAGACAAATACCTCTTTTGTTTTGAGCGATACTATGCTAAAAAGCACTACAACTGCGGTAGCGATAACACAGCCCTTAAAAAACGAGCTTAGTTTTTATGGAAAAATCACTGCTGACAATAATAAAATGATTGACGTTTATCCGTTGGTTGGCGGAAATGTAATGAATGTAAATGTTGAACTTGGCGACTATGTTAAAAAAGGACAGGTTTTGGCAACTATAAAAAGTACCGATGTGGCCGACTTTGAAAAACAATCTATCGATGCCAAAAGTGATTTGCTTGTAGCCAAAAACAATTTGAAAGTAGCACAAGAACTGTTTGATGGAAAACTAAATTCTGAAAGTGATGTTCTTCAGGCGAAATCTGAAGTCAATAAAGCGCAGTCTCAATTAAGCAAAATTCAAGAAACGTATAAAATTTATAATATCAAAGCGGGTTCTATTTACGAAGTAACTGCTCCAATAAGCGGTTTTATTATTCAGAAGAGTATCAATCAGGATATGCTTTTGAGAAATGACCGTTCAGAAAATATATTTGATATTGCAGAAATTAGTGAAGTTTGGGCAATGGCCAACATTAATGAAATTGATATTAATAAAGTAAAACTAGGAACGAGCGCTACCGTAACCACTTTAAGCTATCCTGATAAAGCATTTTACGGAAAAGTCGATAAAATCTACAACGTAATTGATCCTGAAACTAAAGCAATGCAGGCAAGAATAAAATTGAGCAATCCTGACTATATGCTTAAACCTGATATGAATGCTAATATTAAATTATCTTTTAGCGAAAACCAATCTATGATAGCCATACCTAGTAAAGCTATTGTATTTGATAAAAGCAAAAACTTTGTCATGATATTTAAAGATCGTAACAATATTGAAACCAGACAAGTAGACGTATATAGAGTTGTGGGAGACACAACTTATATTTCTAGCGGGTTAAAAGAAAACGAAAAAGTCATTACCAATAATCAGTTATTTATTTACCGTGCATTAAATGAATAA
- a CDS encoding carbohydrate porin: MDKPINILTFATLLVSAFSFSQETDSIRKYSLRFQMTSIYQYHPNFQADYSGTNSMDPKEEGALSLTSTLFFDLPLWKGATATFNPEMSGGQGLSQARGLGGFPNGETFRIGDTKPVVYVARMLLEQKFQFKNNKSLQLVFGKFGLSDYFDNNAYSHDPRTQFLNWSLMTYGAWDYAANTRGYTDGLYVNYQFDSWQIRACLSALPTYANGPNVEFNFKDSNAINVEIEKQIVFSNNDTSNIKLLGFRNVAGMGNYDEANSSFTTIPDIKSTRKDGRTKYGIGLNMDYTHGDNWGLFARMSYNDGKNETWAFTEIDQSAQLGINLKGKMWNRKDDFAGVALVANGLSNPHKEYQRLGGNGFMIGDGTLNYGIEQIVEVFYSFLIPNSKITLSPDYQFAMNPAYNKDRGPVQFLALRFHTEF, encoded by the coding sequence ATGGATAAGCCTATAAACATATTGACTTTTGCAACGTTGCTTGTCTCTGCATTTTCATTTTCGCAAGAAACCGATTCGATACGAAAATACAGTCTGAGATTTCAAATGACGTCTATATATCAATATCATCCAAATTTCCAAGCCGATTATTCAGGAACAAACAGTATGGACCCGAAAGAAGAAGGCGCTTTGTCTTTAACGTCAACCTTATTTTTTGATCTTCCTCTTTGGAAAGGAGCTACAGCCACTTTCAATCCAGAAATGTCAGGCGGGCAAGGTTTATCGCAGGCCAGAGGATTAGGAGGTTTTCCTAATGGAGAAACATTTAGAATTGGAGATACAAAACCCGTCGTTTATGTAGCAAGAATGCTTTTGGAGCAAAAATTTCAGTTTAAAAACAACAAATCGCTGCAATTGGTTTTTGGGAAATTTGGCTTATCAGACTATTTCGATAATAATGCCTATTCTCATGATCCAAGAACTCAATTTTTAAACTGGTCTCTTATGACTTATGGCGCTTGGGATTATGCTGCGAACACTAGAGGATATACGGATGGATTGTATGTCAATTATCAATTTGACAGCTGGCAGATTAGGGCGTGCTTAAGTGCCTTGCCTACATACGCAAATGGTCCAAATGTTGAGTTTAATTTTAAAGATTCTAATGCTATAAATGTAGAAATTGAAAAGCAGATTGTTTTCAGTAACAATGATACAAGCAATATAAAATTATTAGGATTTCGAAATGTTGCAGGAATGGGTAATTACGATGAAGCAAATTCTAGTTTTACCACGATTCCCGATATCAAAAGCACCAGAAAAGATGGCCGTACAAAATACGGAATCGGTTTAAATATGGATTATACACATGGTGACAACTGGGGACTTTTTGCCAGAATGAGCTATAATGACGGTAAAAATGAAACATGGGCTTTTACAGAAATTGATCAATCGGCACAGTTAGGAATCAATTTGAAAGGAAAAATGTGGAACCGAAAAGATGATTTTGCTGGCGTTGCTTTAGTTGCCAACGGATTATCGAACCCGCATAAAGAATATCAAAGATTGGGCGGAAACGGATTTATGATTGGTGATGGAACCTTAAATTATGGAATAGAGCAAATTGTAGAAGTTTTTTATTCCTTTTTAATTCCTAATTCTAAAATCACACTTTCTCCAGATTATCAGTTTGCGATGAATCCAGCTTATAACAAAGACAGAGGTCCTGTCCAGTTTTTAGCCTTACGCTTTCATACAGAGTTTTAA
- a CDS encoding efflux RND transporter permease subunit — protein sequence MNKFIRNIIAFSLKNKAFTFFWVGLLAVAGFISFKNMPIDAFPDVTNTQIIIITQWNGKSAEEVERFVTSPIEIAMNSVQKKTSVRSITMFGLSVIKIIFDDGVDDTFARFQVNNLLKNVSLPDEVEPDVQPPYGPTGEIFRYIVKSDSRDSRELLTYQNWVIDKQLRSLPGVADLNVFGGQTKTYEVGVDPIKLAKYNITPLQVYNAVNSGNLNVGGDVIEKNGQAFVVRGVGLLKSKDDIGNIIVDDAAGNPILVKNLADVYESSMPRVGQTGIGKNDDAVEGIVVMRKGENPQETLALIKAKIKDLNDNVLPKDIKIETFYDRDNLMNFTTETVMHNLFEGIILVTCVVFLFMADWRTTFTVSIVIPLSLLFAFLCLKMMGMSANLLSLGAVDFGIIIDGAVVMVEGLFVVLDHRAHQLGMEKFNKIAKGSLIKKTGTEMGKAIFFSKLIIITALLPIFSFQKVEGKMFSPLAFTLGFALLGALIFTLTLVPVLSHILLNKNVKEKHNPFVSFWDRIVSKGFKWTFKHKVQTLIASIGLLAAVFFSAGFLGTEFLPQLNEGALWVTAELPMSTSLPESVKTAAMIRKDLETFPEVKQVLSQTGRSNDGTDPNGFGFIQLQVDLLPKKEWKRKISMDDLINEMDDKLKVHQGITYNYSQPVIDNVAESVAGFKASNAVKIYGDDLNKLDQLANEVLAQIKNIPGIKDVGILRNVGQPEISVILDREKMAAYGVTLSDAQAVLELAFGGKTATEKYEDEKKFDVRVRFSKEYRKDEKDLEEIKVPTISGIKIPLKEICDIKTITGPAFIYRDNTKRFIGVKFSVRDRDLGSTIAEAQQKVNQLKLPAGYTTGWTGEFENQVRASARLAQVVPISLIGIFVLLFILFGNFKDSLLVLANVPFAIIGGIIALHVTGMNFGISAGVGFIALLGICIQNGVILISEFHHNLKAKHSLEESIFRGVKARTRAVVMTALMASIGLMPAAISTGIGSESQKPLAIVIIGGLMTATVLTLLVFPILFWIFNRKKHVPIE from the coding sequence ATGAACAAATTCATAAGAAACATTATTGCTTTTTCCCTTAAGAATAAAGCGTTTACCTTTTTCTGGGTGGGATTGTTGGCTGTTGCAGGATTTATTTCGTTCAAAAATATGCCAATTGACGCGTTTCCAGATGTTACCAATACGCAGATCATCATCATTACGCAATGGAACGGAAAAAGTGCCGAAGAAGTAGAGCGATTCGTTACCTCTCCTATTGAGATTGCAATGAACTCTGTACAGAAAAAAACAAGCGTTCGAAGCATAACGATGTTTGGTTTATCGGTTATAAAAATCATCTTTGATGACGGCGTAGACGATACTTTTGCCCGTTTTCAGGTAAATAATCTTCTGAAAAATGTTTCGCTCCCAGATGAAGTAGAACCTGATGTACAGCCACCTTATGGGCCAACAGGCGAAATTTTCAGATACATTGTAAAGAGTGACAGCAGAGACAGCAGGGAGTTATTGACTTACCAAAATTGGGTTATCGATAAACAGCTTCGTTCTCTTCCAGGTGTTGCCGATTTAAATGTTTTTGGAGGTCAGACTAAAACTTATGAAGTTGGTGTTGATCCGATCAAATTGGCAAAATACAATATTACTCCGCTTCAAGTTTATAATGCTGTAAATTCTGGAAACCTAAATGTTGGCGGTGATGTTATTGAGAAAAACGGACAGGCATTTGTTGTTCGCGGTGTCGGTTTATTAAAGTCAAAAGATGATATTGGAAATATTATTGTTGATGATGCCGCAGGAAATCCAATATTAGTTAAAAACTTAGCTGATGTTTACGAAAGTTCAATGCCAAGAGTTGGCCAAACGGGTATTGGAAAAAATGATGATGCAGTTGAAGGAATCGTCGTAATGCGTAAAGGTGAAAATCCTCAGGAAACGCTGGCTTTAATCAAAGCCAAAATTAAAGACCTTAACGATAATGTGCTTCCAAAAGACATTAAAATTGAGACATTTTACGATCGTGATAATTTGATGAATTTTACGACCGAAACGGTAATGCACAATTTATTTGAAGGTATAATTCTGGTTACCTGTGTCGTATTTCTTTTTATGGCTGACTGGAGAACTACTTTTACCGTTTCAATTGTTATTCCTCTTTCTTTATTATTTGCCTTTTTATGCCTTAAAATGATGGGAATGAGTGCCAACTTATTAAGTTTAGGCGCGGTCGATTTCGGAATTATAATTGATGGAGCCGTGGTAATGGTTGAAGGTTTGTTTGTGGTTTTAGATCATCGAGCGCATCAATTGGGCATGGAGAAATTTAATAAAATTGCCAAAGGAAGCCTGATCAAGAAAACGGGAACAGAAATGGGTAAAGCTATTTTCTTTTCAAAACTTATCATTATCACCGCCTTGCTTCCAATTTTCTCTTTCCAAAAAGTAGAAGGAAAAATGTTCTCTCCCCTAGCCTTTACCTTAGGTTTTGCCTTATTAGGAGCGCTTATTTTTACTTTGACTCTAGTTCCGGTTCTTTCGCATATTTTATTAAACAAAAATGTAAAAGAGAAGCACAATCCGTTTGTAAGCTTCTGGGATAGAATTGTAAGCAAAGGATTCAAATGGACATTCAAGCATAAAGTGCAAACTTTAATTGCATCAATAGGATTATTGGCCGCGGTTTTCTTTTCTGCAGGTTTCTTAGGGACAGAATTTTTGCCTCAGTTAAACGAAGGCGCCTTATGGGTTACAGCAGAATTGCCTATGAGCACTTCGCTTCCTGAAAGTGTTAAAACGGCAGCAATGATTAGAAAAGATTTGGAAACTTTTCCTGAGGTCAAGCAGGTTTTATCTCAAACTGGACGAAGCAATGACGGAACCGACCCAAACGGTTTTGGGTTTATCCAGCTTCAAGTTGACTTACTTCCAAAAAAAGAATGGAAACGTAAAATTTCGATGGATGACCTGATTAATGAAATGGATGACAAACTGAAAGTTCATCAAGGAATTACGTATAATTATTCGCAGCCGGTAATTGATAACGTTGCAGAATCGGTGGCTGGATTTAAAGCTTCAAATGCTGTAAAAATTTATGGAGATGATTTGAATAAATTAGATCAGCTGGCAAATGAAGTTTTAGCTCAAATTAAAAATATTCCAGGTATAAAAGACGTTGGGATTTTACGAAATGTTGGACAGCCTGAAATCAGCGTCATCTTGGATCGTGAAAAAATGGCTGCTTACGGAGTAACTTTAAGCGATGCTCAGGCCGTTTTAGAATTGGCTTTCGGAGGAAAAACAGCAACTGAAAAGTACGAAGATGAAAAGAAATTTGATGTTCGCGTTCGTTTTTCTAAAGAATACCGAAAAGATGAAAAAGATTTGGAGGAAATTAAAGTTCCAACCATCAGCGGAATCAAAATTCCTTTGAAAGAAATCTGTGACATTAAAACCATAACCGGTCCGGCATTTATTTACAGAGATAATACCAAACGTTTTATTGGCGTAAAATTCTCTGTTCGTGATCGCGATTTAGGAAGCACCATTGCCGAAGCACAACAAAAAGTGAATCAGCTGAAACTTCCTGCTGGCTATACCACAGGATGGACTGGAGAATTTGAAAATCAGGTTCGTGCGAGTGCGCGTCTTGCTCAAGTTGTGCCTATCAGTTTAATTGGAATATTTGTATTGCTATTCATTCTATTTGGAAATTTCAAAGATTCTCTTCTTGTTTTGGCTAATGTTCCTTTTGCTATTATTGGTGGAATTATTGCCCTACACGTGACGGGAATGAATTTCGGAATTTCTGCCGGAGTTGGTTTTATAGCCCTTCTCGGAATCTGTATTCAAAATGGAGTTATTCTGATTTCTGAGTTCCATCATAATTTAAAGGCGAAGCACTCGCTGGAAGAATCCATTTTTAGAGGAGTAAAAGCTAGAACAAGAGCCGTGGTTATGACAGCGCTGATGGCTTCGATCGGGTTAATGCCTGCTGCAATATCTACAGGAATCGGATCAGAATCTCAAAAACCGCTTGCGATTGTTATTATTGGAGGGCTTATGACAGCGACGGTTCTGACATTATTAGTGTTTCCAATCTTGTTCTGGATATTCAACAGAAAAAAACACGTGCCAATAGAATAG
- a CDS encoding ankyrin repeat domain-containing protein — protein MKKSVIYLGLALVTFGNVAMASNTISTTKNPVEYTGYAANPLNVAISKGDLETVKKFIEYGADVNQMSEDLTPLMIAARYNKCEIIKVLLANGAKPNTKNDRGYTALKYAELSNASEAASLLKDLK, from the coding sequence ATGAAAAAATCAGTTATTTATTTAGGACTAGCCTTAGTAACATTTGGAAATGTAGCAATGGCTTCAAACACAATTTCAACTACAAAAAATCCAGTTGAGTACACAGGTTATGCAGCAAACCCTTTGAATGTTGCAATTAGTAAAGGAGATCTTGAAACTGTTAAGAAATTTATCGAGTACGGTGCAGATGTAAACCAAATGTCTGAAGATCTTACACCTTTGATGATCGCAGCGCGCTACAATAAATGTGAAATCATTAAAGTTTTATTGGCAAATGGAGCAAAACCAAATACCAAAAATGACAGAGGATATACTGCATTAAAATATGCAGAACTTTCAAATGCTTCAGAAGCTGCTTCGCTTTTGAAAGATTTGAAATAA
- a CDS encoding SRPBCC family protein codes for MIFIKRILVILILFISIVLIAAYFMPKEYSVEREITINKPADSIFKYVKSLKNQNEFSVWANMDPKMKVQYRGVDGMVGSVSSWESDVKEVGVGEQEITKITENRRLDFALRFKKPMEDTAAGFMSTEPVSGNQTKVKWGISGVIPYPTNIMLPMLKMDQMIGNDLQKGLENLKTIIEQK; via the coding sequence ATGATTTTTATTAAAAGAATTCTCGTCATTTTAATTTTATTTATTTCAATTGTTTTAATTGCGGCTTATTTTATGCCTAAAGAATATTCGGTAGAAAGAGAAATAACCATCAACAAACCTGCTGATAGCATTTTTAAATATGTTAAGTCCTTAAAAAATCAAAATGAATTTAGCGTGTGGGCCAACATGGACCCGAAAATGAAAGTTCAATATAGAGGAGTTGATGGCATGGTAGGTTCTGTTTCTTCTTGGGAAAGCGATGTAAAAGAAGTTGGCGTTGGCGAGCAGGAAATTACCAAAATAACAGAAAACAGACGTTTGGATTTTGCGCTCCGTTTTAAAAAACCGATGGAAGATACCGCAGCCGGATTTATGTCTACAGAACCTGTTTCTGGCAATCAGACAAAAGTAAAATGGGGAATTAGCGGTGTAATTCCTTATCCAACAAACATTATGCTTCCAATGCTAAAAATGGATCAAATGATTGGAAATGATTTACAGAAAGGCCTAGAAAATTTAAAAACTATAATAGAGCAGAAATAA
- a CDS encoding ankyrin repeat domain-containing protein encodes MKKTVIVFGTALAVFVNFAAASSPKLESKKQLEILFDFASPLHAAVCNGDIETVKKSIEYGADVNKIVRNMTPLMLAARFNNVEIVKILLANGAKPSIENAHGLTALDYARYAKSTESAEILKGLR; translated from the coding sequence ATGAAAAAAACAGTAATCGTTTTCGGAACGGCTTTGGCCGTATTTGTAAATTTTGCGGCAGCTTCTAGTCCGAAGCTAGAAAGTAAAAAACAACTTGAAATTCTTTTTGATTTCGCATCGCCTTTGCACGCGGCTGTATGCAATGGAGATATTGAAACTGTCAAGAAAAGCATTGAGTATGGCGCAGACGTAAATAAAATTGTGCGAAATATGACGCCTTTAATGCTGGCAGCACGTTTTAATAATGTCGAAATTGTAAAAATTTTATTGGCAAATGGGGCTAAGCCTTCGATAGAAAACGCTCATGGACTTACAGCATTGGATTATGCGCGATATGCAAAATCTACAGAGTCCGCAGAGATTTTAAAAGGACTGAGATAA
- a CDS encoding phosphoribosylaminoimidazolesuccinocarboxamide synthase: protein MSNTITTTNFNFPNQKSVYRGKVREVYNINDQLLVMVATDRLSAFDVVLPKGIPYKGQILNQIATKFMELTQDIVPNWLIATPDPNVAVGHLCEPFKVEMVIRGYLSGHAAREYAAGRKQICGVAMAEGLKENDKFPEPIITPTTKADNGSHDEDISREDILAKGIVSEEDYLVLEKYTRALFQRGTEIAAKRGLILVDTKYEFGKTKEGVIVLIDEIHTPDSSRYFYADGYAERQEKGEEQKQLSKEFVRRWLIENGFQGKEGQQIPNMTDEYIESVSERYIELYENILGEKFVKADIDNIDQRIEKNVLNYLSSK from the coding sequence ATGAGTAATACAATCACAACTACAAATTTTAATTTCCCGAACCAAAAATCAGTTTACCGCGGAAAAGTTAGAGAAGTTTACAATATTAACGACCAACTTTTAGTAATGGTAGCTACCGATAGACTTTCGGCTTTTGATGTAGTTTTGCCAAAAGGAATTCCATACAAAGGACAAATCTTAAACCAGATTGCAACAAAATTTATGGAATTGACGCAAGATATCGTTCCAAACTGGCTGATTGCTACTCCAGATCCAAATGTGGCTGTTGGGCATTTATGCGAGCCTTTTAAAGTAGAAATGGTTATTCGTGGCTATTTATCTGGCCACGCCGCTCGTGAGTATGCTGCAGGAAGAAAACAAATTTGCGGTGTTGCAATGGCGGAGGGTTTAAAGGAAAACGATAAATTTCCGGAACCAATTATTACGCCAACTACAAAAGCAGATAACGGTTCTCATGACGAAGATATTTCTCGCGAAGATATTCTGGCTAAAGGAATTGTTTCTGAAGAAGATTATTTGGTTTTAGAAAAATATACCAGAGCTTTATTTCAAAGAGGAACTGAAATTGCTGCAAAACGCGGATTGATTTTAGTGGATACTAAATATGAGTTTGGAAAAACAAAAGAGGGTGTTATTGTTCTAATTGACGAAATTCATACGCCAGATTCTTCTCGCTACTTCTATGCTGACGGATATGCAGAAAGACAAGAAAAAGGAGAGGAGCAAAAACAATTGTCAAAAGAGTTTGTTCGCCGCTGGCTGATCGAAAACGGTTTTCAAGGTAAAGAAGGACAGCAGATTCCAAATATGACAGATGAATATATTGAGTCAGTTTCGGAAAGATATATCGAATTGTACGAAAATATTTTAGGAGAAAAATTTGTTAAAGCTGATATTGACAATATTGATCAACGTATTGAAAAAAACGTATTAAATTACCTTTCTTCAAAATAA
- a CDS encoding Cof-type HAD-IIB family hydrolase — protein sequence MTKLKNIKAVVSDLDGTLLNPQHRISEYTKSVFQELHNQGYLIVVATGRHHLDALSIIDTLAVPVYLVSSNGGRIHSPNKEELFAFNLDSDVVKAALNIEIDPDVTVVLFKENVWQTNKWNERLNSFQAELKYRPELVDYKTIEDFKAIKIFFSCDNHEKLVKVRDAVLANSSEHLHHAFSLPTCLEFMDKSVDKAVAIAKVLEKEGFTLDEAVSFGDGFNDLQMLSSTGRGLIMGNAPSIFKEALPNLEVIKTNAEDGVAKYIASKILDKEFATT from the coding sequence ATGACAAAACTTAAAAATATAAAAGCGGTAGTAAGTGATCTTGACGGAACTTTACTAAACCCGCAACACAGAATTTCAGAATATACCAAGTCAGTTTTTCAAGAACTTCATAATCAAGGCTATTTGATTGTTGTAGCTACAGGGCGTCATCATCTTGACGCATTGTCCATTATAGACACGCTTGCAGTGCCGGTTTATCTTGTAAGTTCCAACGGAGGAAGAATCCATTCGCCTAATAAAGAAGAACTTTTTGCTTTCAATTTAGACAGCGATGTGGTTAAAGCGGCATTAAATATAGAAATCGATCCAGATGTTACGGTTGTATTATTCAAGGAAAATGTTTGGCAGACCAATAAATGGAACGAAAGATTAAACTCTTTTCAAGCCGAGTTAAAATACCGTCCGGAATTGGTGGACTATAAAACAATTGAAGATTTTAAAGCAATCAAGATTTTCTTTTCTTGTGACAATCATGAAAAATTGGTAAAAGTTAGAGATGCTGTTTTGGCCAATTCTTCAGAACACCTGCATCATGCTTTCAGCTTGCCAACTTGCTTAGAATTTATGGATAAATCTGTAGATAAAGCAGTTGCAATTGCAAAAGTGTTAGAAAAAGAAGGTTTTACTTTGGATGAAGCAGTTTCTTTTGGGGACGGTTTCAATGATTTGCAAATGCTTTCTTCAACCGGAAGAGGATTAATCATGGGTAATGCTCCATCAATTTTTAAAGAAGCTTTGCCTAATTTAGAAGTCATTAAAACAAATGCCGAAGATGGTGTCGCAAAATATATTGCATCTAAAATTTTAGATAAAGAATTTGCAACAACTTAA
- a CDS encoding DUF1801 domain-containing protein — MNQLDDFYLNQEEPIKEVFLALKEIILKQDHDITNTLKYGMPFFSYKGKMFCYLWIHKKLKQPYIGIVEGKHFDEAFLIQENRSRMKIMMFDINEDLPLERIKAIIQKAINLYKTGIVKI; from the coding sequence ATGAACCAACTAGACGATTTTTACCTAAATCAAGAAGAACCTATAAAAGAAGTATTTCTGGCATTAAAAGAAATCATTCTAAAGCAAGATCATGACATTACAAATACCTTAAAGTACGGAATGCCGTTCTTTTCTTATAAAGGAAAAATGTTCTGCTATTTATGGATTCATAAAAAACTAAAACAGCCTTATATCGGAATTGTAGAAGGAAAACATTTTGATGAAGCTTTTTTGATTCAAGAAAATCGTTCGAGAATGAAAATTATGATGTTTGATATTAATGAAGATTTGCCTTTGGAACGTATTAAAGCGATAATTCAAAAGGCTATAAATTTATATAAAACGGGAATTGTTAAGATTTAA
- a CDS encoding PhoH family protein encodes MNERIIELVDIAPKEFWGAQDSHLEIIKKYYPKLKIVARGTTLKAFGEKEVLDEFEKRFQRLMLHFTRYNNIDDNVIERVIMSDGQDEKRAYDHDKILVHGVGGKIVKAMTPNQQLLVDTVKKNDMVFAVGPAGTGKTYTGVAMAVKMLKDKEVKRIILTRPAVEAGENLGFLPGDMKEKLDPYMQPLYDALRDMIPNEKLEDYILKGIIQIAPLAFMRGRTLDNAFVILDEAQNTTHSQMKMFLTRMGKNAKFMITGDPGQVDLPRRTISGLKEALLVLKDIEGIGIIYLDDKDIVRHRLVKKVIDAYKQIENHD; translated from the coding sequence TTGAACGAAAGAATAATCGAGCTAGTAGACATTGCGCCAAAAGAATTTTGGGGCGCACAGGACAGCCATTTAGAAATCATTAAAAAGTATTACCCAAAGCTTAAAATCGTAGCGCGAGGGACAACTTTAAAGGCATTTGGCGAAAAAGAAGTTTTAGACGAATTCGAAAAAAGATTTCAAAGATTAATGCTTCACTTTACACGTTACAACAATATTGATGACAATGTAATAGAGCGTGTAATAATGAGTGATGGTCAGGATGAAAAGAGAGCTTACGATCATGACAAAATCTTAGTTCATGGTGTTGGCGGTAAGATTGTTAAGGCAATGACTCCAAATCAGCAGTTGCTGGTCGATACGGTTAAAAAAAACGATATGGTTTTTGCAGTAGGTCCTGCCGGAACAGGAAAAACCTATACAGGAGTTGCAATGGCTGTAAAAATGCTGAAGGATAAAGAAGTAAAAAGAATCATCCTGACGCGTCCTGCTGTTGAAGCTGGAGAGAACCTAGGTTTCTTGCCAGGTGATATGAAAGAAAAGCTGGACCCTTATATGCAGCCGCTTTACGATGCATTGCGTGATATGATTCCGAATGAAAAACTCGAAGATTATATCTTGAAAGGAATTATTCAGATTGCCCCTTTAGCCTTCATGCGCGGACGAACTCTTGACAATGCTTTTGTAATTCTCGACGAGGCTCAGAATACCACACACTCGCAAATGAAAATGTTTTTGACCCGTATGGGAAAAAATGCCAAATTCATGATTACTGGCGATCCAGGGCAGGTCGATTTGCCGCGAAGAACCATTTCAGGCCTTAAAGAAGCGCTTTTGGTTCTAAAAGATATTGAAGGCATCGGAATTATTTATCTGGATGATAAAGATATCGTTCGCCACAGATTAGTTAAAAAGGTAATCGATGCTTACAAGCAAATAGAAAACCACGATTAA
- a CDS encoding S-adenosyl-l-methionine hydroxide adenosyltransferase family protein → MSIITLTTDYGLKDHFVGSLKGKILSENPEVQIIDISHDIDPFNTAEASYIIGAAYLSFPKGTVHLIGVDIERNKENQHIAMQWNDHYFICADNGILSMLTQKIVPQKIVAINIHDRFPIEATDLDIFIQVASHLSKGGLLNVIGKEISSIKEATELQALVADDGNSIKGNIIYIDHFGNVVTNISKKQFLEISRGRPYEIVMNPKSIKTILPNYSAIATSDKYPIKTYEGEKLAIFNEAGFLEIAIFRSNPSKVGSANSLLGLNYRDVITIKFS, encoded by the coding sequence ATGTCAATAATTACCCTTACTACAGACTACGGCTTAAAAGATCACTTTGTGGGGTCGCTGAAGGGTAAAATACTTTCTGAAAATCCAGAGGTTCAAATCATTGACATTTCTCATGACATTGATCCCTTTAATACTGCCGAGGCAAGTTATATTATTGGGGCAGCTTATTTGAGCTTTCCAAAAGGAACCGTGCACCTGATTGGTGTAGATATTGAACGCAATAAAGAGAATCAGCATATTGCCATGCAATGGAACGACCATTACTTTATTTGTGCCGATAATGGAATCTTAAGTATGCTGACGCAAAAAATTGTTCCGCAAAAAATTGTGGCCATTAACATTCACGATCGTTTCCCGATTGAAGCTACAGATTTGGATATTTTTATTCAGGTTGCTTCTCATTTGTCAAAAGGCGGTTTGCTTAATGTTATCGGAAAAGAAATTTCGTCTATTAAAGAAGCTACCGAATTGCAAGCTCTCGTAGCCGATGACGGAAATTCTATAAAAGGCAATATCATTTACATCGATCATTTTGGAAACGTAGTAACGAATATTTCTAAAAAACAATTCTTAGAAATTTCACGCGGACGTCCGTACGAAATTGTGATGAATCCAAAAAGCATAAAAACAATTCTGCCAAATTATTCGGCTATTGCTACTTCAGACAAATATCCGATTAAAACTTATGAGGGCGAGAAACTGGCGATTTTTAATGAGGCTGGATTCTTAGAAATCGCAATTTTTAGAAGCAATCCTTCTAAAGTGGGTTCTGCAAATAGTTTGTTGGGATTGAATTATCGTGATGTGATTACGATTAAATTCTCCTAA